In Haliscomenobacter hydrossis DSM 1100, the DNA window TTATTGCCGCTTCCACAGACCGAAATCGACAATAACCCAAACATTGAACAATCTAATCAGAATCCGGGCTACTAAGTAGTTGATGTGGTCAACTACTTAAGCGTGTACTACGCATGAACTATAAGCAAATGAACCATTATTGAACAATGCCCTCCTTCCGTCTTGGAAGGGGGGTATTGAATTTTTGCTACTTTTGAACTGGTTTAAATTTGTCTTACCTAAGGTGTTCTAAGGTGCCTAAGGTCTGTCGATTACCCACAAATCCGCACATTGAATGCGAGATTGTGCTTTAGCTTCAGAACCCCAACCCCTAAAGGGAGTATATTTTCGATAATCGTAATATTTCCCCCTTTTTTAGAAAAAGTAAGGCCTTTTAGTTACCTAAAATGTGCTCCCCTTTAGGGGTCGGGGGTTCTGAGGCCGCAGTAAAATGCTCAATATCAACCACAAACCTAATTAGGGGATTTGTGGGTAATCGACAGACCTTAGACACCTTAGAGCACCTTAGAAATCATGCGCCTATGGCGCTGTAAGTATTGTGTTTTACAGTTTAGGCTAAAAAATGAATTCTTCCTATGTCAGCACGCACCCTAAATCTATCCTGGCTTATTGTGGCAATTTGTAGCCTCTTTGGCTGCAAAAAAACGGATCTGCTTTTTGAAAAAATCACCCCTGCCCATTCCAATATCCATTTCAACAACCAGCTCAGTCCCGATGCCACCCTCAATGCCTTTACCTTCACCAATTTTTACAACGGTGGTGGCGTAGGTGTAGGTGATTTTAACCGCGATGGCTTACCTGATCTCTTTTTTACCGGCAATCAAGTCAGCTGCGAACTCTACCTCAATCGGGGCGATTTCCAATTTGAGTCCATCACTGAAAAAGCAGGGCTAAAAACCGATCGCTGGTGCAGTGGGGTATCCATTGTGGACATCAACCAGGACGGTTGGGATGACATTTACCTCAGCGTAGCCCAGGGCCCCGGTTTGAAAAATGCACACAACCTGCTGTACATCAATCAAAAAACCAGTAGCCCCAGTTTTGTGGAATCTGCCCGGGCTTATGGCCTCGACTACAATGGTTTCACGACTCAAAGTGCTTTTTTTGACTACGACCTCGATGGCGACCTGGACGCGTTTTTGCTCAATACCGCCCCCGATTTGCAAAACCCCAGTGTTTTGCGCCGCCAGATGAACAATGGATTTTACCCCTCTACCGACAAACTCTTGCGCAATGAAGGCAGCGACAAAGCCGGGCATCCGGTTTTTGTAGATGTATCCGCCGAGGCTGGCATTCGTTTCGAAGGCCTGGGCTTGGGAATAGCCATTTCCGATCTGAATCAAGACGGCTATCCCGACATCTATTGCTCCAATGACTTCATGAGCAGCGACATCCTGTACCTCAATCAGGGTGATGGGACTTTTAAAAACGTCATCCAATCCGCCACGGCGCATACCAGCCAATTTGGGATGGGCCTGGATGCCGCAGACCTGAACAACGACGCCAAAATCGACCTCTTCCAACTGGATATGCTACCCGAAGACAATGCCCGCCAAAAACAGATGTTGGGCAAACACGATTATGACAAAAAAGAACTGAGCATTTCGCCCGAATACGGTTACCAGTTGCAGTACATGCGCAACATGCTGCAAATCAATACCGGAAATGATGCGCAAGGCCCCGTCTTTAGTGAAATGGGCCTACTGGCGGGCGTAGCCAAAACCGACTGGAGTTGGGCGACGCTCCTCAGCGATCTGGACCTGGATGGCCACAAAGACATTTTCATCACCACGGGCTACCGCAAAAACATCACCGACCTAGATTTTATCCATTACTACCAGGGTTCCACTTATTTTGGCAGCGATGCCAGTCGGGCCGAAGTTCGGGAAAAACTGCTGTCCCAAGTACCTGAAGTGAAATTGCGCAATTGTGCTTATCGCAATCTAGGCGATTTGGGTTTTGAAAATGTCGCCAAAGCCTGGGGACTCGATGAATTGTCCTATGCCAATGGTGCCGCTTATGCCGATTTGGACCAGGATGGCGACCTGGATTTGGTGGTCAACAACGTTGATGCCGAAGCTTCGGTATTTAAAAACCAGAGCCGCGAACGGCAACAGCAAAATTACCTTAAGGTGGCTTTTCAGGGGCCAGAGGGCAATCGGAGTGGGATTGGTGCCGTGGTGAAAGTTTGGGCTCAGGGCAAAGCCCAGCTGTACGAACATTTCCCCGTGCGGGGCTATTTGTCTTCGGTGGAAACCGGGGTTTTGATCGGTGTGGGCAAGCATAAAGTCATTGATTCTGTGCAGGTTTGGTGGAGCAAAGACCTACAAGAAACCAGGTACAAGGTCGCCGCCAATCAAAGCTTAATTGTTAAGCAAGCTGAGGCCAAGCCGAAAGTTAACGATGCTGCACCAACTGCAAAAATCTTTGAATCCCTTCCACAATTACTCCCGTACCAACATAAGGCATCTGACTTCAACGATTTCAACCAAACCTTTGCCTTGCATAAAATGCTTTCCAAAAATGGCCCGGCTGCCGCCGTGGGCGATTTGAACGGAGATGGTTTGAACGATGTAGTTTTTGGCGGTGCGTACCGAGGTAGCCCGGGCAACATTTTTATTCAGCAAAAAAATGGCAGCTTCAAAGCGCTACCCGGCTTAAACGCAGCCGAGGTTGAAACGGGTGATCTCGCCATTTTTGACGCCGATGGGGATGGCGATCAGGATATCCTGAGCGTGGGTGCTGGCAACGAACGACCCTTGGACGTAAAAACCGCCTATCAGCCCATCCTGTGGCTCAACGATGGACAGGCGCAGTTTACCCGAACGAATCAATTCCCACCCCTTGCGGTCAGCAGCCAAACGGTACGCCCTTTTGATTACGACGGAGATGGTGATCTGGACCTATTTATCGGTGGCCGCCAAATTCCCGGGGCTTATCCCCTAGCTGCGGCCAGCTACCTCTTGCGCAACGACCGTGGCCGATTTACGGATGTAAGCCAAAAAATTGCCCCGGATTTAGCGAAGTTAGGTCTGGTCTGCGCTGCCTTGCCTTTGGACATTGATCAAGACAAAGATACCGACTTGGTGCTCGTTGGAGAATGGATGCCCACGACGGTATTGGAATACAAAAACGGACGTTTTTTCACCAAAACGTTGACCAATACCGAAGGATGGTGGAATAGTCTGGCAGCGGGTGATTTTGACCAGGATGGCGACCTGGATTTGTTGTTGGGCAACGAAGGTTTGAATACTTTTTACCGGGCTTCCCCAACCGAACCCATCCAAATGCTGGCCAAAGACTTCAACCAGGACGGCAAAGTTGATCCCATCATGGGGTATTTCATCCAGGGCAAGTGTGTACCCGCCTTACCCCGCGATGCCCTCAACCAACAGATGGTACAGT includes these proteins:
- a CDS encoding VCBS repeat-containing protein codes for the protein MSARTLNLSWLIVAICSLFGCKKTDLLFEKITPAHSNIHFNNQLSPDATLNAFTFTNFYNGGGVGVGDFNRDGLPDLFFTGNQVSCELYLNRGDFQFESITEKAGLKTDRWCSGVSIVDINQDGWDDIYLSVAQGPGLKNAHNLLYINQKTSSPSFVESARAYGLDYNGFTTQSAFFDYDLDGDLDAFLLNTAPDLQNPSVLRRQMNNGFYPSTDKLLRNEGSDKAGHPVFVDVSAEAGIRFEGLGLGIAISDLNQDGYPDIYCSNDFMSSDILYLNQGDGTFKNVIQSATAHTSQFGMGLDAADLNNDAKIDLFQLDMLPEDNARQKQMLGKHDYDKKELSISPEYGYQLQYMRNMLQINTGNDAQGPVFSEMGLLAGVAKTDWSWATLLSDLDLDGHKDIFITTGYRKNITDLDFIHYYQGSTYFGSDASRAEVREKLLSQVPEVKLRNCAYRNLGDLGFENVAKAWGLDELSYANGAAYADLDQDGDLDLVVNNVDAEASVFKNQSRERQQQNYLKVAFQGPEGNRSGIGAVVKVWAQGKAQLYEHFPVRGYLSSVETGVLIGVGKHKVIDSVQVWWSKDLQETRYKVAANQSLIVKQAEAKPKVNDAAPTAKIFESLPQLLPYQHKASDFNDFNQTFALHKMLSKNGPAAAVGDLNGDGLNDVVFGGAYRGSPGNIFIQQKNGSFKALPGLNAAEVETGDLAIFDADGDGDQDILSVGAGNERPLDVKTAYQPILWLNDGQAQFTRTNQFPPLAVSSQTVRPFDYDGDGDLDLFIGGRQIPGAYPLAAASYLLRNDRGRFTDVSQKIAPDLAKLGLVCAALPLDIDQDKDTDLVLVGEWMPTTVLEYKNGRFFTKTLTNTEGWWNSLAAGDFDQDGDLDLLLGNEGLNTFYRASPTEPIQMLAKDFNQDGKVDPIMGYFIQGKCVPALPRDALNQQMVQFRRKYPLYAEYAKVGFADLFSKKERTDAQQLQAKELRSCYAENQGNGQFVLQALPLLAQQSPIFGFLVKDFDRDGHLDALATGNFYPNEGHMGRQDASRGIWLKGNGKGGFVVVANEQSGLSIPGDARRSYWIDATRFFTTVNGGEVLVQKIN